The Latilactobacillus sakei subsp. sakei DSM 20017 = JCM 1157 genome includes a window with the following:
- the gntK gene encoding gluconokinase translates to MKYMIGADIGTTSTKAVLYDLKGNVKAYANVGYPLYQNVPDMAEEDPDEIFEAVVEVLGKVMRKGHVQAGELQGVSFSAAMHSLILMDRNHQPLTRAITWADNRAAKYSNELKANGLGHEIYQHTGTPIHPMAPLSKIIWLRHEQPDLFKQAAQFIDIKTYVFQKLFHTYKMEYSIASATGLFNIFNLDWDQQALEVAGITRDQLPELVEPTAQITGLDTTYSQETGISSDVPFIFGASDGVLSNLGVNAIDPGVLAVTIGTSGAVRVVVDKPVVDPNGRLFCYALTKDKWVVGGPVNNGGIVFRWVRDQLFAPEKLTAEQMQVSTYDLLTQIAEKIPAGSDGLLFHPYLGGERAPIWDSDARGSFFGLTRQHTRAHMVRAALEGIVYNLYMVMLMIEGVAGKPKSIQATGGFARSELWRQMLADIFEQDVTIPESFESSCLGAAVLGMYSLGLVDDLSAVKDMIGVTNVHEPKAENFDVYRELIPIWIRLTRELSPEYSAIADFQRRHMQVKEATKD, encoded by the coding sequence ATGAAATATATGATTGGTGCCGATATTGGAACAACAAGTACGAAAGCTGTCCTATATGATCTAAAAGGGAATGTGAAGGCCTATGCTAACGTTGGCTATCCACTATACCAAAATGTACCTGATATGGCGGAAGAAGATCCAGATGAAATCTTCGAAGCTGTTGTGGAAGTACTGGGAAAAGTAATGCGCAAAGGACATGTACAAGCTGGCGAATTACAAGGTGTTAGTTTCTCAGCTGCAATGCATAGTTTAATTTTGATGGATCGTAACCATCAACCGTTGACACGGGCGATTACTTGGGCGGATAACCGCGCTGCTAAATATAGTAACGAATTAAAGGCCAATGGATTAGGGCACGAGATTTATCAACATACCGGAACGCCTATCCACCCGATGGCACCATTATCAAAAATCATTTGGTTGCGTCATGAACAACCAGACCTCTTCAAACAAGCAGCACAATTCATTGATATTAAAACATATGTTTTCCAAAAATTATTCCATACTTACAAGATGGAATATTCAATCGCTTCAGCAACTGGCTTGTTCAATATCTTCAATTTAGATTGGGATCAACAAGCTCTTGAAGTAGCCGGGATTACCCGCGACCAATTACCAGAATTAGTTGAACCAACTGCACAAATTACAGGTTTAGATACAACTTACAGTCAAGAAACGGGTATCAGTAGTGATGTCCCATTTATCTTTGGTGCGAGTGATGGCGTTCTATCTAACTTAGGGGTTAATGCAATCGATCCTGGCGTTTTGGCAGTGACAATTGGGACCAGTGGTGCAGTTCGAGTGGTGGTTGATAAACCAGTCGTTGATCCAAATGGTCGATTATTCTGTTACGCTTTAACCAAGGACAAGTGGGTTGTCGGTGGACCTGTTAACAACGGTGGAATCGTCTTCCGTTGGGTTCGTGACCAACTCTTTGCACCTGAAAAATTAACGGCTGAACAGATGCAAGTATCAACCTATGATCTTTTGACGCAAATTGCTGAAAAGATTCCAGCCGGTTCAGACGGGTTGTTATTCCACCCATACTTGGGCGGCGAACGAGCACCAATTTGGGATTCTGATGCACGTGGTTCATTCTTTGGCTTAACACGTCAACATACACGGGCCCACATGGTACGTGCAGCACTAGAAGGGATTGTTTACAATCTCTACATGGTGATGTTAATGATCGAAGGCGTTGCTGGTAAACCTAAGAGTATTCAAGCAACCGGTGGTTTTGCCCGTTCAGAATTATGGCGTCAAATGTTAGCTGATATCTTCGAACAAGATGTGACGATTCCAGAAAGTTTTGAAAGTTCATGTTTAGGCGCCGCAGTTTTAGGGATGTATTCATTAGGTTTAGTGGATGATCTCTCAGCTGTTAAAGACATGATTGGTGTGACAAATGTTCACGAACCAAAAGCAGAAAACTTCGACGTTTACCGCGAACTAATTCCAATTTGGATTCGCCTCACTCGGGAATTGAGTCCAGAATACAGTGCAATTGCTGATTTCCAACGCAGACATATGCAAGTTAAAGAAGCAACTAAGGATTAA
- the gnd gene encoding phosphogluconate dehydrogenase (NAD(+)-dependent, decarboxylating), which yields MKLAMVGLGKMGINLVANLRRNGHEVVAFDLNQAAVEEAVNLGATAATDLDDVLAQLTSPRIVWVMLPAGKPTDATIQTLSEKMNAGDMVIDGGNSFFEDSERHNALLKEQGIHFFDAGTSGGMSGANANGNFMIGGDSPEAFKTIEPIFKSIAQEDGYLYTGKAGSGHYLKMVHNGIEYGMMQSIAEGFDVLEHGRFEYDNEAVAKVWSNGSVIRGWLMELAQSAFSKDPELESLKGVMHSSGEGQWTLDEALKLQVPTPVIGLSLMMRYRSLEDDTFTGKVVAALRNEFGGHAVDKK from the coding sequence ATGAAATTAGCAATGGTCGGTTTAGGCAAAATGGGTATCAACTTAGTAGCCAACTTACGACGGAACGGTCACGAAGTTGTGGCTTTTGATTTAAATCAAGCAGCGGTTGAAGAAGCCGTTAACTTAGGTGCCACAGCGGCAACGGATTTAGACGATGTTTTAGCACAATTAACGAGTCCTCGAATTGTGTGGGTCATGTTACCAGCTGGTAAACCAACAGATGCCACGATTCAAACATTAAGCGAAAAAATGAATGCCGGAGATATGGTGATTGACGGTGGTAATTCATTCTTTGAAGATTCAGAACGCCATAATGCACTTTTAAAAGAACAAGGGATTCATTTCTTCGACGCTGGCACTTCAGGCGGGATGAGTGGTGCCAACGCTAATGGGAACTTTATGATCGGTGGCGATAGCCCTGAAGCCTTCAAGACAATCGAACCCATCTTTAAATCAATCGCCCAAGAAGATGGCTACCTGTACACAGGTAAAGCTGGGAGTGGTCATTACTTGAAGATGGTCCATAATGGGATTGAATACGGGATGATGCAATCAATCGCAGAAGGTTTTGATGTCTTAGAACATGGCCGTTTCGAATATGACAACGAAGCAGTTGCCAAGGTTTGGAGTAACGGTTCAGTCATTCGCGGTTGGCTAATGGAATTAGCACAATCAGCCTTTTCTAAAGATCCAGAATTAGAATCCTTAAAAGGTGTTATGCATTCTTCAGGTGAAGGTCAATGGACATTGGATGAAGCCTTGAAATTACAAGTACCAACGCCAGTAATTGGGTTATCATTGATGATGCGTTATCGCTCACTTGAAGATGATACCTTTACAGGCAAAGTTGTTGCCGCTTTAAGAAACGAATTTGGTGGCCACGCTGTCGATAAGAAATAA
- a CDS encoding MurR/RpiR family transcriptional regulator, with amino-acid sequence MAQAIDSLLRSYYDNFSEKYKQIADYIFQESQFNQRLTIQEFAANCGVSTATISRFAKILGFDNFQAFKMALLAKEANTSPLFHEINANDTFTTMAEKIFSSNSNALKATWSLLTEEQLQKAVALINRAHLLSLFGLGASGIVAQDGYHKFLRTSIPTVFNQDYHLQLMQATKLTNQDCAIIISHSGQNKDALELARILKERQVPLIVITSFGNSSLAKLGDITLLSISEETNYRAEALHALIAQISLIDSLFMMVAVNNGQETEQSFKEIRAEIDRTRQ; translated from the coding sequence ATGGCGCAAGCAATCGATTCATTATTACGATCTTATTATGATAATTTTAGCGAAAAATATAAGCAAATCGCTGACTACATCTTCCAAGAATCACAATTCAATCAGCGTTTAACGATTCAAGAATTTGCCGCCAACTGTGGGGTCTCCACCGCGACAATTTCACGTTTCGCTAAAATATTGGGCTTCGATAATTTTCAAGCCTTCAAGATGGCACTCCTGGCCAAAGAAGCCAACACCTCACCACTTTTTCATGAAATCAATGCAAACGATACTTTTACAACGATGGCCGAAAAAATCTTCAGTTCTAACAGCAACGCGCTAAAAGCTACTTGGTCGCTATTAACTGAAGAACAACTTCAAAAAGCGGTCGCCTTAATCAACCGCGCCCATCTGCTTAGTTTATTTGGTTTGGGGGCTTCCGGGATTGTGGCCCAAGATGGTTACCACAAATTCCTCAGAACCAGCATCCCCACAGTCTTCAACCAAGATTATCATCTACAACTCATGCAAGCGACAAAACTAACTAATCAAGATTGCGCGATTATCATTTCACACAGTGGTCAAAATAAGGACGCTTTAGAACTCGCCCGCATTCTAAAAGAGCGCCAAGTCCCACTGATTGTCATCACCAGTTTCGGTAATTCAAGTCTTGCCAAGCTCGGCGATATCACCTTACTTTCAATTTCAGAAGAAACTAATTATCGGGCCGAAGCGCTGCATGCTTTAATCGCCCAAATCAGTCTTATCGATAGCCTCTTCATGATGGTGGCCGTCAATAATGGTCAAGAAACAGAACAAAGCTTTAAGGAAATCAGAGCCGAAATCGATCGAACCCGACAATAA
- a CDS encoding DUF4767 domain-containing protein, translating to MMKKSYSLILTVAVVSLLGACSAKGEQTTKSTSTSTSHSKKVTSVTSSQKQVRKETTSSVSRTKQQAQSQSQTKQAKALWDSSKKQALATFMSGWGTTMGQTYQSYDLTRDTDYAGIHFPSKLAQTDLAVDDTPVTAAWSTDGTGSADYNVVAIYCDVDGGTVGGHLYLFTFHNGQPVVLIRGHQITGSISASLLIRI from the coding sequence ATGATGAAAAAGAGTTACAGTCTTATCTTAACGGTTGCGGTGGTTAGCTTATTGGGCGCTTGTTCAGCTAAAGGTGAACAAACAACCAAATCAACTAGTACTAGTACCAGCCATTCTAAAAAAGTGACATCAGTAACCAGCAGTCAAAAGCAAGTCCGTAAAGAAACGACTTCGAGTGTGTCGCGGACAAAACAGCAAGCACAATCACAGTCGCAGACCAAACAAGCAAAGGCGTTGTGGGATAGTAGCAAGAAACAAGCCTTGGCAACCTTTATGAGTGGTTGGGGAACGACGATGGGCCAAACGTATCAATCTTACGATTTAACACGGGATACTGATTATGCTGGTATTCATTTTCCTAGTAAGTTAGCCCAGACCGATTTAGCGGTCGACGATACGCCAGTGACGGCGGCTTGGAGTACTGATGGTACCGGTAGTGCGGACTATAACGTTGTTGCAATCTATTGCGATGTCGATGGCGGGACAGTTGGGGGTCACTTATACTTATTTACGTTCCATAATGGGCAACCAGTGGTCTTGATAAGGGGACACCAGATAACCGGCTCCATTTCAGCGTCACTGCTAATACGGATTTGA
- a CDS encoding helix-turn-helix domain-containing protein yields MLDTISQMIREHRKQLGLTIEELAEKSGSSYSFISRIERGEVDNLKIKKLNDIAEALGIELIDFFGDPALSGAQTLKLVHYLTQLPEDKREEVSAALLKIIQL; encoded by the coding sequence ATGCTAGATACAATTAGTCAGATGATTCGCGAACACCGTAAGCAGCTAGGGCTAACCATTGAAGAACTGGCCGAGAAATCTGGCAGTTCTTACAGCTTTATTTCTCGGATTGAACGCGGTGAAGTTGATAACTTAAAAATTAAGAAACTCAACGATATTGCCGAAGCATTGGGGATTGAGCTAATTGACTTTTTTGGCGATCCAGCACTATCAGGTGCTCAAACCTTAAAGTTGGTGCATTACCTAACGCAACTCCCTGAAGATAAGCGTGAAGAAGTATCGGCTGCACTTTTAAAAATCATTCAACTCTAA
- a CDS encoding (S)-acetoin forming diacetyl reductase, whose translation MTKKVAFITGAAQGIGKAIAHRLSNDGFAVAIADFNLEGAQAVAAEINETGRAIAVKVDVSDRDQVFAAVETTVAELGGLDVVVNNAGVGPTTPIETITPKQFEKVYAINVGSVYWGIQAAVKAFRDLGHGGKIINASSQAGQVGNPELALYGGTKFAIRGITQTAARDLADQGITVNAYCPGIVKTPMMMDIAHKVGQNAGKDDEWGMQQFAKDITLGRLSEPEDVAACVAYLAGPDSNYMTGQALIIDGGMVFN comes from the coding sequence ATGACAAAAAAAGTAGCGTTTATTACAGGTGCAGCACAAGGAATTGGTAAAGCCATCGCGCACCGTCTTTCAAATGACGGTTTTGCAGTTGCCATCGCTGATTTCAATTTAGAAGGTGCCCAAGCAGTTGCAGCTGAAATTAACGAAACGGGCCGGGCTATCGCAGTTAAGGTTGACGTTTCTGATCGTGATCAAGTATTTGCAGCAGTTGAAACAACGGTTGCTGAACTGGGTGGGTTAGATGTTGTTGTGAATAACGCAGGTGTCGGCCCAACAACCCCAATCGAAACCATTACACCAAAACAATTTGAAAAAGTATATGCGATTAATGTTGGTAGTGTTTACTGGGGCATTCAAGCAGCCGTTAAAGCCTTCAGAGACCTTGGTCATGGTGGCAAAATCATCAATGCTTCATCACAAGCTGGGCAAGTCGGTAATCCAGAACTTGCTTTATATGGTGGCACTAAATTTGCGATTCGGGGGATTACACAAACTGCAGCCCGTGATTTAGCTGATCAAGGGATTACGGTTAATGCTTATTGTCCAGGGATCGTTAAAACACCAATGATGATGGATATCGCACATAAAGTTGGTCAAAATGCGGGCAAAGATGATGAATGGGGCATGCAACAATTTGCCAAAGACATCACTTTAGGTCGCTTATCAGAACCAGAAGATGTGGCAGCCTGTGTTGCTTATTTGGCTGGACCAGATTCTAATTATATGACTGGTCAAGCTTTAATTATCGATGGCGGCATGGTTTTCAATTAA
- a CDS encoding sugar kinase encodes MKVLTFGEMLMRLKTPGNQRLLQADSFEASYGGAEANVAVSLALLGDQVAYLTKLPENLLGQKGMQTLRGYGVDTTKIQYGDGRLGLYFFEKGASVRSTNVVYDRAHSSFATMTASEFDWATIFEDIDYFYFSGITPAISAELAQAAETACQYCQAHDIPVVCDLNYRGKLWSPEQAQATIKRLMPYVTICIAHDEDFEATLGIQAFDGDESHGIAQKESFKAAMQQVRQIFPNCQMVASILRNIRSVEDSEWLALLLKDDQFFETGTYQMHVMEGVAAGDAFGAGLMHGLLNNFTPDEMLQFGLAASVAKLTIAGDFNLIGEAEIEAIAQSGGGARLSR; translated from the coding sequence ATGAAAGTTTTAACTTTTGGTGAAATGTTAATGCGTTTGAAGACGCCGGGGAATCAACGTTTATTACAAGCGGATAGTTTCGAAGCCTCATATGGTGGTGCAGAAGCGAACGTCGCTGTTTCGTTGGCACTTTTAGGGGATCAGGTCGCTTATTTAACGAAGTTGCCGGAGAATCTATTAGGGCAAAAGGGTATGCAAACTTTGCGGGGATACGGTGTTGATACGACTAAGATTCAATACGGTGATGGCCGCTTGGGTTTATATTTCTTTGAAAAAGGTGCCAGTGTTCGTTCAACTAATGTTGTTTATGATCGGGCACATAGTAGTTTTGCGACAATGACCGCTAGTGAATTCGATTGGGCAACGATTTTTGAAGATATTGATTATTTCTATTTCTCAGGGATTACACCCGCCATTTCGGCTGAATTGGCGCAAGCAGCCGAGACAGCTTGCCAATATTGTCAAGCTCACGATATTCCAGTAGTTTGTGATTTAAACTACCGCGGGAAGTTATGGTCACCAGAACAGGCGCAAGCAACGATTAAACGCTTAATGCCGTATGTCACGATCTGTATTGCTCATGATGAAGACTTTGAAGCAACACTCGGAATTCAAGCCTTTGATGGGGATGAGAGTCACGGTATCGCGCAAAAAGAATCTTTTAAAGCAGCGATGCAACAAGTCCGGCAGATTTTCCCTAACTGCCAAATGGTTGCCAGCATCTTACGGAATATTCGGTCCGTTGAAGATAGCGAGTGGCTAGCATTGTTATTAAAGGATGACCAATTCTTTGAAACGGGCACTTATCAAATGCACGTTATGGAAGGGGTCGCTGCCGGAGATGCCTTTGGCGCGGGCTTAATGCACGGGTTATTAAATAACTTTACGCCTGATGAGATGTTGCAATTCGGCTTAGCAGCTAGTGTGGCCAAATTGACGATTGCTGGCGACTTTAATTTAATTGGTGAAGCAGAAATTGAAGCAATCGCACAAAGTGGCGGCGGTGCCCGCTTATCACGATAA
- the gltX gene encoding glutamate--tRNA ligase, which yields MAKNKIRVRYAPSPTGHLHIGNARTALFNYLFARHNKGTFVIRIEDTDTKRNIADGENSQLDNLKWLGMDWDEGPDKPGNYGPYRQSERREIYTPLIQELVEKGLAYESYKTEDELTAEREAQKAAGEAPRYVYEYEGMSDDEIKASQEAARAKCLQPVVRLRLPKDHVYKFDDIVKGEISFESDRLGGDFVIMKRDGMPTYNFAVVVDDHLMEITHVLRGDDHIANTPKQLAVYEAFGWEPPIFGHMTLIINTETGKKLSKRDESVLQFIEQYRELGYLPEAMFNFIALLGWSPVGESELFNRQEFIKQFDPKRLSKSPASFDQKKLEWVNNQYVKQSDPNKIMDLSLDSLIKAGKIAENPDSKTIEWARHLIALYQDQMSYTAQIVEMSDVFFEEPEQLDAEALEELNNETAPVVLKEFSERLKDLTLFTAPRIMQIIKGIQKDTKIKGRLLYMPIRIATTREMHGPSLPDSIELLGKDRVLAHLEKTLAEIK from the coding sequence ATGGCAAAGAACAAAATCCGTGTACGATATGCACCAAGTCCAACTGGGCATTTGCACATTGGGAATGCTAGAACCGCATTATTTAATTACTTATTTGCACGTCACAATAAGGGAACTTTCGTTATCCGGATCGAAGATACAGATACGAAAAGAAACATTGCAGACGGTGAAAACAGTCAGTTAGATAACTTAAAATGGTTAGGCATGGATTGGGATGAAGGTCCAGACAAACCTGGTAACTATGGTCCTTACCGCCAATCAGAACGTCGCGAAATCTATACACCCCTTATTCAAGAATTAGTTGAAAAGGGTCTTGCTTACGAATCATATAAAACAGAAGATGAATTAACGGCAGAACGTGAAGCACAAAAAGCTGCTGGTGAAGCACCTCGTTACGTTTACGAATATGAAGGTATGAGCGATGATGAAATTAAGGCCAGCCAAGAAGCTGCTAGAGCAAAATGCTTGCAACCAGTTGTTCGTCTTCGTTTACCTAAGGATCATGTTTATAAGTTTGATGACATCGTTAAAGGTGAAATCAGCTTTGAATCAGATCGTTTAGGTGGCGACTTTGTCATCATGAAACGTGACGGCATGCCAACTTATAACTTTGCCGTTGTCGTTGATGATCATTTGATGGAAATCACACACGTTTTACGTGGGGACGATCATATCGCCAACACACCAAAACAATTGGCCGTTTACGAAGCCTTTGGCTGGGAACCACCAATTTTTGGTCACATGACATTAATCATCAATACTGAAACAGGTAAGAAACTAAGTAAACGTGATGAATCTGTGCTTCAATTTATCGAACAATATCGCGAATTGGGTTACCTACCAGAAGCGATGTTTAACTTTATTGCTTTATTAGGTTGGTCACCAGTTGGCGAAAGCGAATTGTTTAACCGTCAAGAATTCATCAAACAATTTGATCCAAAACGTTTGAGCAAATCGCCTGCTAGTTTCGATCAAAAGAAACTCGAATGGGTAAATAACCAATACGTTAAACAATCAGATCCTAACAAGATCATGGATCTTTCATTGGACAGCTTGATTAAAGCGGGTAAAATCGCCGAAAATCCTGATAGCAAGACTATCGAATGGGCGCGTCATTTGATCGCGTTATACCAAGATCAAATGAGTTACACAGCTCAAATCGTTGAAATGTCAGATGTCTTCTTCGAAGAACCTGAACAATTAGATGCAGAAGCGCTTGAAGAATTAAATAACGAAACAGCACCGGTTGTTTTGAAGGAATTCAGCGAACGCTTGAAAGATTTGACATTATTCACAGCACCACGGATTATGCAAATTATCAAAGGCATCCAAAAAGATACGAAGATCAAAGGTCGTCTATTGTACATGCCAATTCGGATTGCAACGACGCGCGAAATGCATGGCCCATCATTACCAGATTCAATCGAATTACTAGGTAAAGATCGTGTCTTAGCACATCTTGAAAAAACATTAGCCGAAATTAAATAA
- a CDS encoding phosphoketolase family protein, with the protein MTDYSSKEYLAKVDAFWRAANYISVGQLYLKDNPLLQRPLEAKDVKVKPIGHWGTISGQNFLYAHLNRAINKYDLNMFYVEGPGHGGQVMVSNSYLDGSYTEIYPEISQDVDGMKKLFKQFSFPGGVASHAAPETPGSIHEGGELGYSLSHGVGAILDNPDVIAAVVVGDGEAETGPLAASWLSSTFINPKNDGAVLPILNLNGFKISNPTILSRKSDEELTKYFEGNGWAPIFVEGDDPEKMHPATAAAMDEAIEKIQAIQKAARENGDTSRPVWPMIVFRAPKGWTGPKTWDGVPIENSFRAHQIPVPIDSTDMQHADALVDWMKSYRPEELFTAEGQLKPEIAAMAPKGDKRMAANPITNGGIDPKPLRLPDYRDYAVDNTEHGKVVAQDMIVLGEYVRDIIKDNDQNKNFRIFGPDETMSNRLNHIFDVTNRQWMEPIKEPNDQFMATEGRVLDSQLSEHQAEGWLEGYVLTGRHGFFASYESFLRVVDSMLTQHFKWLRKADEQAWRNKYPSLNVIATSTVFQQDHNGYTHQDPGVLTHLAEKKPEFIREYLPADANTLLATMNTVFQSQEKINLVIASKHPRQQWFSIDEATVLVKNGLKIIDWASTDQDAEPDVVIAAAGTEPTLESLAAISILHKQYPDMKIRFINVVDLLKLRSPKVDPRGLTDEEFDMYFTKDKPVVFAFHGFEGLVRDIFFDRHNHNLHVHGYRENGDITTPFDMRVLNQMDRYNLSKEVAIDVLGDQAGQFAQSMDDMVAKHNQYIRDEGTDLPEVEEWQWTPLR; encoded by the coding sequence ATGACAGATTATTCAAGTAAAGAATACCTTGCTAAAGTTGATGCATTTTGGCGAGCAGCTAACTATATCTCAGTAGGCCAATTATATTTAAAAGACAATCCATTATTACAACGTCCCTTAGAAGCAAAAGACGTTAAAGTTAAACCAATCGGACACTGGGGCACAATCTCAGGTCAAAACTTCTTATACGCACATTTGAACCGTGCCATTAACAAGTACGACTTGAACATGTTCTACGTTGAAGGCCCAGGTCATGGTGGCCAAGTCATGGTTTCAAATTCATACTTAGACGGTAGTTATACAGAAATCTACCCAGAAATTTCTCAAGATGTTGATGGGATGAAGAAATTATTCAAACAATTCTCATTCCCAGGCGGCGTTGCTTCTCATGCTGCTCCTGAAACACCTGGTTCAATCCACGAAGGTGGCGAACTTGGTTATTCATTATCACACGGTGTCGGTGCAATTTTAGACAACCCAGACGTCATCGCAGCTGTTGTTGTTGGTGATGGGGAAGCTGAAACTGGCCCATTGGCAGCATCATGGTTATCAAGCACATTTATCAATCCTAAAAATGATGGTGCTGTCTTACCAATCTTGAACTTAAATGGTTTCAAGATTTCTAACCCAACAATCCTTTCACGTAAGAGTGACGAAGAATTAACAAAATACTTCGAAGGTAACGGTTGGGCACCAATCTTTGTTGAAGGCGACGATCCTGAAAAAATGCACCCAGCAACTGCTGCTGCAATGGATGAAGCCATCGAAAAGATCCAAGCGATTCAAAAAGCTGCTCGCGAAAACGGCGATACATCACGTCCAGTATGGCCAATGATCGTCTTCCGCGCTCCTAAAGGCTGGACTGGTCCTAAGACATGGGATGGCGTACCAATCGAAAATTCATTCCGTGCACATCAAATTCCAGTGCCAATTGATAGCACTGACATGCAACATGCCGATGCATTAGTTGATTGGATGAAGTCATATCGTCCAGAAGAATTATTTACAGCTGAAGGTCAATTAAAACCTGAAATCGCTGCAATGGCACCTAAGGGCGACAAACGAATGGCTGCTAACCCAATTACAAATGGTGGGATTGATCCTAAACCACTTCGCTTGCCAGATTACCGTGACTACGCTGTGGATAACACAGAACATGGTAAAGTTGTTGCGCAAGACATGATTGTTTTAGGTGAATATGTCCGCGATATTATTAAAGACAATGATCAAAACAAAAACTTCAGAATCTTTGGCCCTGACGAAACAATGTCAAACCGTTTGAACCACATCTTTGATGTGACAAACCGTCAATGGATGGAACCAATCAAAGAACCAAATGATCAATTCATGGCAACAGAAGGCCGTGTCCTTGATTCACAATTATCAGAACATCAAGCTGAAGGCTGGTTAGAAGGCTATGTCTTAACAGGTCGTCACGGCTTCTTCGCAAGTTACGAATCATTCTTGCGCGTTGTGGATTCAATGTTAACACAACACTTCAAGTGGTTAAGAAAAGCAGACGAACAAGCATGGCGTAACAAGTATCCTTCATTGAACGTGATTGCAACCTCAACTGTTTTCCAACAAGATCACAATGGTTACACTCACCAAGATCCAGGTGTCTTAACGCACTTAGCTGAAAAGAAACCTGAATTCATCCGTGAATACTTACCAGCTGATGCCAACACATTATTGGCAACAATGAATACTGTCTTCCAAAGCCAAGAAAAGATTAACTTAGTGATTGCTTCAAAACACCCACGTCAACAATGGTTCTCAATTGATGAAGCAACTGTCTTAGTTAAAAACGGCTTGAAGATTATTGATTGGGCAAGTACAGATCAAGATGCTGAACCAGACGTTGTGATTGCAGCTGCTGGGACAGAACCAACACTTGAAAGTTTGGCTGCTATCTCAATCTTGCACAAACAATACCCTGACATGAAGATTCGTTTCATTAACGTTGTTGATCTATTGAAACTTCGTTCACCTAAAGTGGATCCTCGTGGCTTAACAGATGAAGAATTCGATATGTACTTTACAAAAGACAAACCAGTTGTCTTCGCTTTCCATGGTTTCGAAGGCTTAGTGCGTGACATCTTCTTCGATCGTCACAACCATAACCTCCATGTTCATGGCTATCGTGAAAATGGTGATATTACAACACCATTCGACATGCGTGTCTTGAATCAAATGGATCGTTACAACTTATCTAAAGAAGTCGCAATTGACGTGCTTGGTGACCAAGCTGGCCAATTCGCACAATCAATGGATGATATGGTTGCTAAACACAACCAATACATTCGTGATGAAGGTACTGATTTACCTGAAGTTGAAGAATGGCAATGGACACCACTCCGTTAA
- a CDS encoding GntR family transcriptional regulator, with protein sequence MADLVYQTIIADLKKAINAGAYPSMKLPDERTLTEHYQVSRSSVKRALNVMANQGIIFKKRGSGTFINPLYLKSGSFFNYSGSNLGVTDSFKAGDRKPGIKLLDFQVIKPSAELQRDLFLEPDDFVYEIKRLRLFDDEPFMIETGFIPIKIMPGLTEKIISGSIFNYLETEKNQEVTRAFLSIFAEPSTQDDQDQLQLKPTEPVGIMEGIFFLDDGTPFEFSTMRLHYQYMKYNTFVSVSGRE encoded by the coding sequence ATGGCTGATTTAGTTTATCAAACAATTATTGCAGATTTAAAAAAGGCAATTAATGCGGGTGCTTATCCCAGCATGAAATTACCCGACGAAAGAACGTTGACGGAACATTATCAGGTTAGTCGTAGTTCGGTGAAGCGGGCGTTAAACGTTATGGCTAATCAAGGCATCATTTTTAAGAAACGCGGTTCAGGCACCTTTATTAATCCTTTATATTTAAAGAGTGGTTCATTTTTTAATTACAGCGGCTCTAATCTAGGGGTTACCGATAGCTTTAAGGCTGGCGATCGAAAACCGGGAATTAAGTTATTAGATTTCCAAGTCATCAAGCCCAGTGCAGAATTGCAACGGGACTTATTTTTGGAACCAGATGATTTTGTATACGAAATCAAGCGACTCCGGTTGTTTGATGACGAACCGTTCATGATTGAAACCGGGTTTATCCCCATTAAGATTATGCCGGGACTGACCGAAAAAATTATTTCCGGTTCAATTTTTAATTATTTAGAAACGGAAAAAAATCAAGAAGTGACGCGCGCCTTCTTATCAATTTTTGCAGAACCTTCTACGCAAGATGATCAAGATCAGCTGCAACTAAAGCCAACTGAACCCGTGGGCATCATGGAAGGCATCTTCTTTTTGGATGATGGCACGCCATTTGAATTTTCAACAATGCGACTTCATTATCAGTACATGAAATACAATACTTTTGTTTCAGTCAGCGGTCGGGAATAG